The following are from one region of the Coffea eugenioides isolate CCC68of chromosome 2, Ceug_1.0, whole genome shotgun sequence genome:
- the LOC113764005 gene encoding cyclic dof factor 4 translates to MAESGGGIKLFGATIAVQVRQAKDEGNKGEEQQTVEKRPDKIIPCPRCKSMETKFCYFNNYNVNQPRHFCKNCQRYWTAGGALRNVPVGAGRRKSKPPGRGFVAGLSDGCSLFDDASGVHQFEFDHHHGVVEEWHVASEHGDFQHIFPAKRRRSSTSSNSQPCSSSTLSCS, encoded by the coding sequence ATGGCTGAGAGCGGTGGTGGGATCAAGCTATTTGGAGCAACAATTGCAGTGCAAGTTAGACAAGCCAAAGATGAAGGAAACAAAGGAGAAGAACAACAAACGGTAGAAAAAAGGCCAGACAAGATCATACCATGTCCTAGATGCAAAAGCATGGAAACCAAGTTTTGTTATTTCAACAATTACAATGTTAACCAGCCAAGACACTTTTGCAAGAATTGCCAGAGGTATTGGACGGCTGGCGGGGCCCTTCGAAACGTGCCCGTTGGTGCCGGTCGCCGGAAGTCTAAGCCTCCGGGCCGTGGATTCGTGGCTGGTTTATCAGATGGTTGCAGCTTGTTTGATGATGCTTCTGGGGTGCACCAGTTTGAGTTTGATCATCATCATGGGGTGGTGGAGGAGTGGCACGTGGCATCAGAGCACGGCGACTTTCAGCACATTTTTCCGGCgaagaggaggaggagcagTACATCATCAAATAGTCAACCTTGTTCATCTTCTACTTTGTCTTGTAGTTGA